Proteins encoded together in one Macadamia integrifolia cultivar HAES 741 chromosome 8, SCU_Mint_v3, whole genome shotgun sequence window:
- the LOC122085965 gene encoding hydroquinone glucosyltransferase-like, protein MEGAKQTPHIVILPSPGMGHLIPLVEFAKKFVSAHDFSITFTIPTDGSSTKAQKEILDSLPKSIDTIFLSPVNLDDLSKDTKVETRIYLTILRSLPSLREFLEVLTATTPIAALVVDLFGTDAFDVAREFNVPSYIFFPTTAMVLSLYLHFPKLNELHSWEYRDLPEPMKLPGCVPLQGRDLMDSLQDRQSKVYTWTLYHSKRFKLADGIMLNSFTELEASAIKALKEGGDPSVPPIYPIGPLTQNGSGDGADMSGCIRWLNNQPTNSVLFVSFGSGGALSREQLNEMALGLELSEQKFLWVVKSPNATYLGAQSTKEDPLSFLPKGFLERTKERGLVVPSWAPQIQVLSHVSTGGFLTHCGWNSTLESVVHGVPMIAWPLHAEQKMNAVLLVEDLKVALRPKVEKKGIVGRVEIARVVKCLLEGEKGKSIRKRMKMLKDAATKVLREEGSSRKSLSEVAHKWKSQVGI, encoded by the coding sequence ATGGAAGGAGCAAAACAAACTCCACACATTGTCATTCTACCTTCTCCAGGAATGGGTCACCTCATCCCCCTTGTTGAGTTTGCTAAGAAATTCGTCAGTGCCCATGATTTCTCTATCACATTCACAATTCCAACTGACGGTTCTTCAACCAAAGCCCAGAAAGAAATCCTGGATAGCCTCCCCAAGAGCATCGATACCATCTTTCTCTCACCGGTTAACCTTGATGACCTCTCCAAGGATACAAAGGTCGAAACTCGTATCTACCTCACGATACTTCGTTCCCTCCCTTCACTACGTGAATTTCTTGAGGTCTTAACAGCCACAACTCCCATTGCTGCCTTAGTTGTTGATCTCTTTGGCACCGATGCATTTGATGTGGCTAGGGAATTCAATGTTCCTTCTTATATCTTCTTCCCCACAACGGCCATGGTGTTATCATTGTACCTCCATTTTCCCAAGCTCaatgagttgcactcttgggaaTATAGAGACCTACCTGAACCAATGAAATTGCCTGGATGTGTGCCACTTCAAGGAAGAGATTTGATGGACTCACTCCAAGACAGACAGAGTAAGGTATATACATGGACTTTATACCATTCCAAGCGTTTCAAATTGGCTGATGGTATCATGTTAAATAGCTTCACGGAGCTAGAAGCCAGTGCTATTAAGGCTTTGAAGGAAGGTGGAGACCCAAGTGTGCCACCTATATACCCAATCGGGCCACTAACACAAAATGGTTCTGGGGATGGTGCTGATATGTCTGGGTGCattaggtggttgaacaatcaACCTACTAATTCCGTCTTGTTTGTTTCATTTGGAAGTGGTGGTGCCCTCTCAAGAGAGCAGCTGAATGAAATGGCATTGGGATTGGAGCTTAGTGAGCAAAAATTCTTATGGGTTGTCAAGAGTCCTAATGCTACCTATTTAGGTGCCCAAAGCACTAAAGAAGACCCTTTGAGTTTCttgccaaagggtttcttagaGAGGACCAAAGAACGGGGTTTGGTGGTACCCTCATGGGCTCCTCAGATACAAGTGCTTAGCCATGTCTCAACGGGAGGATTCCTCACTCACTGTGGCTGGAACTCAACCTTAGAGAGTGTGGTTCATGGGGTACCAATGATTGCGTGGCCGCTCCATGCAGAACAAAAGATGAATGCAGTGTTGCTAGTTGAAGATTTGAAGGTAGCTTTGAGACCCAAAGTTGAGAAGAAAGGGATAGTGGGGAGAGTGGAGATTGCTAGGGTGGTGAAGTGCTTATTAGAAGGGGAAAAAGGGAAGAGCATAAGGAAAAGGATGAAAATGCTCAAGGATGCGGCTACCAAAGTGTTACGTGAAGAGGGTTCCTCTAGAAAATCACTCTCAGAGGTAGCACACAAATGGAAATCCCAAGTGGGaatatga
- the LOC122086984 gene encoding protein arginine N-methyltransferase 1.6 isoform X2, translated as MASVIFRKLISNPTCHRLARLNPTSIARSEYKVVRSMNSESSQRIFQLKFDPLTGNSEWVVVDEGEDTENSPKALLSSTSYLDMLNDSRRNRAFRKAIEKTVTRACHVLDIGAGTGLLSMMAARAMDSIDSQKCAGSKGMVTAYESYLPMVKLMRKVLRVNDMEKNIHIIHKRSDELNAGAGLTSCADILVSEILDSELLGEGLIPTLQHAHDKLLVGNPQTVPYRATTYGQLVECTFLWKLHDLHHNEAEAFDSVHLAPAGLETIIRAKSQQYAMHCDAISEEIRLLSEPFKVFEFDFWKRPESHGQTEIHIQATCDGKVHAIVSWWVLQLDSEGTVFYSTAPKWISSPSGSEEKQMESYYWCDHWKQCVWFIPGLGISVSKDHQVHLQAVHNDTSISYNLEYDDSRVVLGPNDLHIQGFQLTLSPERIGIYGDIGWRSSMLMAVRNALQKRIPSLCVVADDSVFLSILIACLSPTSHVISLFPGLREKGAQYLHAVADANGFSMDHLKIIGRRETCLTLEDPNQEKVDLLVGEPFYHGNEGMLPWQNLRFWKERTMMDSVLSKDAQIIPSKGILRGCAMSLPDLWRSRCCLETIEGFDHSVVNTTLGACGDLPASLECPCLPYFIWQCGETTALSEVFTVMEFDFSKPLSPCSGKAKVGFVKSGTCHGFTLWIDWLLDADNSIVLSTGPETRYWKQGVKLLSKPVAVGINGSCSIDKFSSTEIEASFDSLNGELVIKHAFL; from the exons CACCGCTTAGCTCGGCTAAACCCTACCTCCATTGCTCGCAGCGAGTATAAGGTTGTCCGGAGCATGAACTCGGAATCATCTCAGCGTATTTTCCAGCTTAAATTCGACCCTTTGACTGGAAACTCGGAATGGGTCGTGGTTGATGAAGGCGAAGATACTGAAAATTCACCTAAGGCCCTTTTATCGTCAACGTCGTATCTTGATATGCTTAATGACTCTCGAAGAAACAGAGCCTTCCGTAAAGCGATCGAGAAAACTGTAACTAGGGCTTGCCATGTTCTTGATATCGG TGCCGGAACTGGCTTGTTATCGATGATGGCTGCACGAGCAATGGACTCCATTGATTCACAGAAATGTGCTGGTTCCAAGGGGATGGTGACAGCATATGAGTCTTACCTTCCCATGGTTAAATTGATGCGGAAAGTCTTACGAGTGAATGATATGGAGAAGAATATCCATATCATCCATAAGCGCTCCGATGAACTCAATGCCGGCGCTGGTCTTACATCATGTGCTGATATATTA GTTAGTGAAATACTAGACTCTGAGCTATTGGGTGAAGGACTAATACCGACTCTTCAACATGCACATGATAAGCTATTGGTGGGAAATCCACAAACAGTTCCATACCGAGCAACTACTTATGGCCAG TTGGTTGAATGTACATTCTTATGGAAGCTGCATGATTTACACCATAATGAAGCCGAAGCATTTGATAGTGTGCATCTTGCCCCTGCTGGGTTAGAGACAATCATACGTGCCAAATCACAACAATATGCAATGCATTGTGATGCAATATCAGAAGAGATAAGATTG TTATCAGAACCATTCAAAGTTTTCGAATTTGACTTTTGGAAACGACCTGAAAGTCATGGACAAACTGAGATACACATACAGGCAACTTGTGATGGTAAAGTTCATGCTATAGTTTCATG GTGGGTACTTCAACTTGATTCTGAAGGGACAGTCTTCTATTCCACTGCCCCAAAATGGATAAGTTCCCCTTCCGGTAGTGAGGAGAAACAAATGGAATCATACT ATTGGTGTGACCATTGGAAACAATGTGTTTGGTTCATTCCGGGGTTGGGAATTTCTGTGTCCAAGGATCACCAGGTTCATCTTCAAGCTGTTCATAATGACACTAGCATCTCATATAATCTCGAATATGATGATTCAAGAGTAGTGCTTGGGCCTAATGACTTGCATATCCAAGGTTTTCAGCTTACACTATCACCAGAAAGAATTGGAATATATGGAGACATAGGGTGGAGATCTTCCATGTTAATGGCTGTTAGAAATGCT TTGCAGAAGAGGATTCCTTCTTTATGTGTTGTTGCAGATGACAGTGTGTTCTTGTCAATCCTTATTGCATGTCTTTCACCAACATCACATGTAATTTCATTGTTTCCGGGTCTACGGGAGAAGGGTGCTCAGTATTTGCATGCTGTTGCTGATGCAAATGGTTTCTCCATGGATCATTTGAAAATTATTGGGAGGAGAGAAACTTGCTTGACTCTGGAGGACCCTAATCAGGAAAAG GTTGATCTGTTAGTTGGAGAACCATTCTATCATGGAAATGAAGGGATGCTTCCATGGCAAAACCTGCGGTTCTG GAAGGAAAGGACCATGATGGACTCGGTCTTATCAAAGGATGCACAGATCATTCCTTCTAAAGGAATTTTAAGGGGTTGTGCCATGTCACTTCCA GATTTGTGGAGAAGTCGTTGCTGCCTGGAAACTATTGAAGGATTTGATCATTCAGTAGTAAATACTACTTTAGGGGCTTGTGGTGATTTACCTGCATCACTAGAATGTCCTTGCCTCCCTTACTTTATTTGGCAGTGCGGGGAAACTACA GCACTCAGTGAGGTATTTACAGTTATGGAGTTTGATTTCTCAAAACCTCTAAGTCCATGTTCTGGGAAAGCCAAG GTTGGATTTGTCAAATCCGGTACATGCCATGGATTCACACTTTGGATTGACTGGCTGTTGGATGCAGACAACTCCATTGTGTTGTCAACAGGACCAG AAACCAGATACTGGAAACAAGGAGTAAAACTTCTGAGTAAGCCTGTGGCAGTTGGTATCAATGGATCATGCAGTATTGACAAATTTTCTTCCACCGAGATTGAGGCTTCCTTCGACTCGTTAAATGGAGAACTTGTTATAAAACATGCTTTCTTATGA
- the LOC122086984 gene encoding protein arginine N-methyltransferase 1.6 isoform X1: protein MASVIFRKLISNPTCHRLARLNPTSIARSEYKVVRSMNSESSQRIFQLKFDPLTGNSEWVVVDEGEDTENSPKALLSSTSYLDMLNDSRRNRAFRKAIEKTVTRACHVLDIGAGTGLLSMMAARAMDSIDSQKCAGSKGMVTAYESYLPMVKLMRKVLRVNDMEKNIHIIHKRSDELNAGAGLTSCADILVSEILDSELLGEGLIPTLQHAHDKLLVGNPQTVPYRATTYGQLVECTFLWKLHDLHHNEAEAFDSVHLAPAGLETIIRAKSQQYAMHCDAISEEIRLLSEPFKVFEFDFWKRPESHGQTEIHIQATCDGKVHAIVSWWVLQLDSEGTVFYSTAPKWISSPSGSEEKQMESYCAADWCDHWKQCVWFIPGLGISVSKDHQVHLQAVHNDTSISYNLEYDDSRVVLGPNDLHIQGFQLTLSPERIGIYGDIGWRSSMLMAVRNALQKRIPSLCVVADDSVFLSILIACLSPTSHVISLFPGLREKGAQYLHAVADANGFSMDHLKIIGRRETCLTLEDPNQEKVDLLVGEPFYHGNEGMLPWQNLRFWKERTMMDSVLSKDAQIIPSKGILRGCAMSLPDLWRSRCCLETIEGFDHSVVNTTLGACGDLPASLECPCLPYFIWQCGETTALSEVFTVMEFDFSKPLSPCSGKAKVGFVKSGTCHGFTLWIDWLLDADNSIVLSTGPETRYWKQGVKLLSKPVAVGINGSCSIDKFSSTEIEASFDSLNGELVIKHAFL from the exons CACCGCTTAGCTCGGCTAAACCCTACCTCCATTGCTCGCAGCGAGTATAAGGTTGTCCGGAGCATGAACTCGGAATCATCTCAGCGTATTTTCCAGCTTAAATTCGACCCTTTGACTGGAAACTCGGAATGGGTCGTGGTTGATGAAGGCGAAGATACTGAAAATTCACCTAAGGCCCTTTTATCGTCAACGTCGTATCTTGATATGCTTAATGACTCTCGAAGAAACAGAGCCTTCCGTAAAGCGATCGAGAAAACTGTAACTAGGGCTTGCCATGTTCTTGATATCGG TGCCGGAACTGGCTTGTTATCGATGATGGCTGCACGAGCAATGGACTCCATTGATTCACAGAAATGTGCTGGTTCCAAGGGGATGGTGACAGCATATGAGTCTTACCTTCCCATGGTTAAATTGATGCGGAAAGTCTTACGAGTGAATGATATGGAGAAGAATATCCATATCATCCATAAGCGCTCCGATGAACTCAATGCCGGCGCTGGTCTTACATCATGTGCTGATATATTA GTTAGTGAAATACTAGACTCTGAGCTATTGGGTGAAGGACTAATACCGACTCTTCAACATGCACATGATAAGCTATTGGTGGGAAATCCACAAACAGTTCCATACCGAGCAACTACTTATGGCCAG TTGGTTGAATGTACATTCTTATGGAAGCTGCATGATTTACACCATAATGAAGCCGAAGCATTTGATAGTGTGCATCTTGCCCCTGCTGGGTTAGAGACAATCATACGTGCCAAATCACAACAATATGCAATGCATTGTGATGCAATATCAGAAGAGATAAGATTG TTATCAGAACCATTCAAAGTTTTCGAATTTGACTTTTGGAAACGACCTGAAAGTCATGGACAAACTGAGATACACATACAGGCAACTTGTGATGGTAAAGTTCATGCTATAGTTTCATG GTGGGTACTTCAACTTGATTCTGAAGGGACAGTCTTCTATTCCACTGCCCCAAAATGGATAAGTTCCCCTTCCGGTAGTGAGGAGAAACAAATGGAATCATACT GTGCTGCAGATTGGTGTGACCATTGGAAACAATGTGTTTGGTTCATTCCGGGGTTGGGAATTTCTGTGTCCAAGGATCACCAGGTTCATCTTCAAGCTGTTCATAATGACACTAGCATCTCATATAATCTCGAATATGATGATTCAAGAGTAGTGCTTGGGCCTAATGACTTGCATATCCAAGGTTTTCAGCTTACACTATCACCAGAAAGAATTGGAATATATGGAGACATAGGGTGGAGATCTTCCATGTTAATGGCTGTTAGAAATGCT TTGCAGAAGAGGATTCCTTCTTTATGTGTTGTTGCAGATGACAGTGTGTTCTTGTCAATCCTTATTGCATGTCTTTCACCAACATCACATGTAATTTCATTGTTTCCGGGTCTACGGGAGAAGGGTGCTCAGTATTTGCATGCTGTTGCTGATGCAAATGGTTTCTCCATGGATCATTTGAAAATTATTGGGAGGAGAGAAACTTGCTTGACTCTGGAGGACCCTAATCAGGAAAAG GTTGATCTGTTAGTTGGAGAACCATTCTATCATGGAAATGAAGGGATGCTTCCATGGCAAAACCTGCGGTTCTG GAAGGAAAGGACCATGATGGACTCGGTCTTATCAAAGGATGCACAGATCATTCCTTCTAAAGGAATTTTAAGGGGTTGTGCCATGTCACTTCCA GATTTGTGGAGAAGTCGTTGCTGCCTGGAAACTATTGAAGGATTTGATCATTCAGTAGTAAATACTACTTTAGGGGCTTGTGGTGATTTACCTGCATCACTAGAATGTCCTTGCCTCCCTTACTTTATTTGGCAGTGCGGGGAAACTACA GCACTCAGTGAGGTATTTACAGTTATGGAGTTTGATTTCTCAAAACCTCTAAGTCCATGTTCTGGGAAAGCCAAG GTTGGATTTGTCAAATCCGGTACATGCCATGGATTCACACTTTGGATTGACTGGCTGTTGGATGCAGACAACTCCATTGTGTTGTCAACAGGACCAG AAACCAGATACTGGAAACAAGGAGTAAAACTTCTGAGTAAGCCTGTGGCAGTTGGTATCAATGGATCATGCAGTATTGACAAATTTTCTTCCACCGAGATTGAGGCTTCCTTCGACTCGTTAAATGGAGAACTTGTTATAAAACATGCTTTCTTATGA
- the LOC122086984 gene encoding protein arginine N-methyltransferase 7 isoform X3 has translation MMAARAMDSIDSQKCAGSKGMVTAYESYLPMVKLMRKVLRVNDMEKNIHIIHKRSDELNAGAGLTSCADILVSEILDSELLGEGLIPTLQHAHDKLLVGNPQTVPYRATTYGQLVECTFLWKLHDLHHNEAEAFDSVHLAPAGLETIIRAKSQQYAMHCDAISEEIRLLSEPFKVFEFDFWKRPESHGQTEIHIQATCDGKVHAIVSWWVLQLDSEGTVFYSTAPKWISSPSGSEEKQMESYCAADWCDHWKQCVWFIPGLGISVSKDHQVHLQAVHNDTSISYNLEYDDSRVVLGPNDLHIQGFQLTLSPERIGIYGDIGWRSSMLMAVRNALQKRIPSLCVVADDSVFLSILIACLSPTSHVISLFPGLREKGAQYLHAVADANGFSMDHLKIIGRRETCLTLEDPNQEKVDLLVGEPFYHGNEGMLPWQNLRFWKERTMMDSVLSKDAQIIPSKGILRGCAMSLPDLWRSRCCLETIEGFDHSVVNTTLGACGDLPASLECPCLPYFIWQCGETTALSEVFTVMEFDFSKPLSPCSGKAKVGFVKSGTCHGFTLWIDWLLDADNSIVLSTGPETRYWKQGVKLLSKPVAVGINGSCSIDKFSSTEIEASFDSLNGELVIKHAFL, from the exons ATGATGGCTGCACGAGCAATGGACTCCATTGATTCACAGAAATGTGCTGGTTCCAAGGGGATGGTGACAGCATATGAGTCTTACCTTCCCATGGTTAAATTGATGCGGAAAGTCTTACGAGTGAATGATATGGAGAAGAATATCCATATCATCCATAAGCGCTCCGATGAACTCAATGCCGGCGCTGGTCTTACATCATGTGCTGATATATTA GTTAGTGAAATACTAGACTCTGAGCTATTGGGTGAAGGACTAATACCGACTCTTCAACATGCACATGATAAGCTATTGGTGGGAAATCCACAAACAGTTCCATACCGAGCAACTACTTATGGCCAG TTGGTTGAATGTACATTCTTATGGAAGCTGCATGATTTACACCATAATGAAGCCGAAGCATTTGATAGTGTGCATCTTGCCCCTGCTGGGTTAGAGACAATCATACGTGCCAAATCACAACAATATGCAATGCATTGTGATGCAATATCAGAAGAGATAAGATTG TTATCAGAACCATTCAAAGTTTTCGAATTTGACTTTTGGAAACGACCTGAAAGTCATGGACAAACTGAGATACACATACAGGCAACTTGTGATGGTAAAGTTCATGCTATAGTTTCATG GTGGGTACTTCAACTTGATTCTGAAGGGACAGTCTTCTATTCCACTGCCCCAAAATGGATAAGTTCCCCTTCCGGTAGTGAGGAGAAACAAATGGAATCATACT GTGCTGCAGATTGGTGTGACCATTGGAAACAATGTGTTTGGTTCATTCCGGGGTTGGGAATTTCTGTGTCCAAGGATCACCAGGTTCATCTTCAAGCTGTTCATAATGACACTAGCATCTCATATAATCTCGAATATGATGATTCAAGAGTAGTGCTTGGGCCTAATGACTTGCATATCCAAGGTTTTCAGCTTACACTATCACCAGAAAGAATTGGAATATATGGAGACATAGGGTGGAGATCTTCCATGTTAATGGCTGTTAGAAATGCT TTGCAGAAGAGGATTCCTTCTTTATGTGTTGTTGCAGATGACAGTGTGTTCTTGTCAATCCTTATTGCATGTCTTTCACCAACATCACATGTAATTTCATTGTTTCCGGGTCTACGGGAGAAGGGTGCTCAGTATTTGCATGCTGTTGCTGATGCAAATGGTTTCTCCATGGATCATTTGAAAATTATTGGGAGGAGAGAAACTTGCTTGACTCTGGAGGACCCTAATCAGGAAAAG GTTGATCTGTTAGTTGGAGAACCATTCTATCATGGAAATGAAGGGATGCTTCCATGGCAAAACCTGCGGTTCTG GAAGGAAAGGACCATGATGGACTCGGTCTTATCAAAGGATGCACAGATCATTCCTTCTAAAGGAATTTTAAGGGGTTGTGCCATGTCACTTCCA GATTTGTGGAGAAGTCGTTGCTGCCTGGAAACTATTGAAGGATTTGATCATTCAGTAGTAAATACTACTTTAGGGGCTTGTGGTGATTTACCTGCATCACTAGAATGTCCTTGCCTCCCTTACTTTATTTGGCAGTGCGGGGAAACTACA GCACTCAGTGAGGTATTTACAGTTATGGAGTTTGATTTCTCAAAACCTCTAAGTCCATGTTCTGGGAAAGCCAAG GTTGGATTTGTCAAATCCGGTACATGCCATGGATTCACACTTTGGATTGACTGGCTGTTGGATGCAGACAACTCCATTGTGTTGTCAACAGGACCAG AAACCAGATACTGGAAACAAGGAGTAAAACTTCTGAGTAAGCCTGTGGCAGTTGGTATCAATGGATCATGCAGTATTGACAAATTTTCTTCCACCGAGATTGAGGCTTCCTTCGACTCGTTAAATGGAGAACTTGTTATAAAACATGCTTTCTTATGA